The stretch of DNA CTTAACGGAGTAGAAGCAATACAGATGGCAAGAGAGTTAAAACCGAATTTAGTGCTAATGGATATCCAGATGCCAGCAATGGATGGTTTAGAAGCAACCCGTCAACTGCGAGCCGATGTAGAATTTGTTCAATTGCCAATTATTGCTCTGACTTCCCTCGCCATGCCTGGAGATAGGGAAAAATGTTTAGAAGTGGGAGTAAATGAGTATCTAGCAAAACCCGTAAGCTTGAAAAAGCTTGTAGAGGCGATCGCCTTTCAGCTCGATCGATGTCAGACTTTAATCCTCTAAAATTAATTCTGGAGTATTGTATATATATGCAAGATAAACAAACTTTGAATAGCGATCGCAAACTGAACTTATTAGTGATCGACGACGAAGAAAGCATATTTGAAGTCATCGAAGGATTGCTCTATCGCGAGGGATATAATTTCACCTATGTAGGTAGCGGCAAAGAAGCCTTAAATCGTATAGATGAGATTCAACCCGATGTCATGTTGTTGGATGTGATGATGCCAGAGATAGACGGGATCGAAACTTGCCAGCTAATTAAATCTAATCACCGGTGGTGTCACATTCCGATTATTATGGTGACAGCACTGAGTTCCAAAGAAGATTTAGCTCGCTCTCTTGAAGCTGGTGCCGATGATTTTTTGTCGAAACCGATTAACAGTATAGAACTAAGAGCTCGCGTTCGCTCAATGTTGCGGATCAAGCTACAGTACGACGCTTTAGCTGCAACACAAAGGCTGAGAACTCTGAATTTATTCAGTGCCTTTGTCAATTAACTGGGTAAACTGCGAACGGATCGAAGTCTGACTACCCCGCGATCGCCCAAATCGGTTAAAGTTAAGAAAATAACCGCAAACATCGTTATTTAAAGGGACAATGGCATCCTCTTCCTCTGTAGCAGTTCGCGAACTCCCCCTATTTCCGCTACCGGAGGTGGTTCTATTCCCCAGTAGACCACTCCCACTGCAAATTTTCGAGTTTCGCTACCGAATTATGATGAATACGATTCTGGAGAGCGATCGCCGTTTTGGGGTACTCATGTGGGACCCCAACCAAAACAAAGTAGCTGCCGTTGGTTGCTGCGCTGAAGTAATTCACTGTCAGCGTCTCCCTGACGATCGCATGAAAATCATGACTTTAGGCCAGCAGCGCTTCCGAGTGATCGAAGCAGTCCGAGAAAAACCCTATTTAGTGGGTTTAGTCGAATGGATAGAAGATTATCCCCCAGAAAAA from Kamptonema formosum PCC 6407 encodes:
- a CDS encoding response regulator — encoded protein: MQDKQTLNSDRKLNLLVIDDEESIFEVIEGLLYREGYNFTYVGSGKEALNRIDEIQPDVMLLDVMMPEIDGIETCQLIKSNHRWCHIPIIMVTALSSKEDLARSLEAGADDFLSKPINSIELRARVRSMLRIKLQYDALAATQRLRTLNLFSAFVN
- a CDS encoding LON peptidase substrate-binding domain-containing protein gives rise to the protein MASSSSVAVRELPLFPLPEVVLFPSRPLPLQIFEFRYRIMMNTILESDRRFGVLMWDPNQNKVAAVGCCAEVIHCQRLPDDRMKIMTLGQQRFRVIEAVREKPYLVGLVEWIEDYPPEKDLRPLAREVEQLLRDVVRLSGKLMDQAIELPEDIPSLPTELSHWVASNLYGVATEQQGLLEMQDTAARLEREAEILTSTRNQLAARTVLKDTLK